A window of Hymenobacter aerilatus contains these coding sequences:
- a CDS encoding TIGR04282 family arsenosugar biosynthesis glycosyltransferase, with translation MTTNKQDQTHLLIFAREPMLGRVKTRLAAGIGAEAALAVYRELLTHTAQAVAKAQIPATVWLAEALTLPLASNEALPEWPGLPWRVQPAADSLGARMAHAFAEAFAAGATHVAIIGTDCPGLTCAHIAQAFSLLTDHDAVLGPADDGGYYLLGLRQLQPALFENKTWSTPTVLADTLADAQRLNLRTALLPTLHDIDSVEDLARWRAG, from the coding sequence ATGACAACTAATAAACAGGACCAGACGCACCTGCTAATTTTTGCCCGCGAGCCGATGCTAGGTCGCGTCAAGACCCGGCTGGCGGCTGGTATTGGGGCCGAAGCGGCCTTAGCTGTGTATCGCGAGTTGCTGACGCACACGGCCCAGGCGGTAGCCAAGGCCCAAATACCCGCCACCGTGTGGCTGGCCGAAGCGCTTACCCTGCCGCTTGCTTCCAACGAAGCGCTACCCGAGTGGCCCGGCCTACCCTGGCGTGTGCAACCTGCGGCCGACTCGTTGGGTGCGCGTATGGCCCACGCTTTTGCCGAAGCTTTTGCTGCGGGTGCTACCCACGTCGCCATCATCGGCACCGACTGCCCTGGCCTCACGTGTGCGCATATCGCCCAGGCTTTTAGCTTATTGACAGACCATGATGCAGTGCTCGGTCCCGCCGACGATGGAGGCTATTATCTGCTAGGCCTGCGCCAACTCCAGCCAGCGCTGTTCGAAAACAAAACCTGGAGTACCCCCACTGTGCTGGCCGACACTCTCGCCGATGCCCAACGCCTGAACCTGCGTACAGCCCTACTCCCTACCCTTCACGACATAGACTCGGTCGAGGACCTGGCCCGCTGGCGGGCAGGGTAG
- a CDS encoding TIGR04283 family arsenosugar biosynthesis glycosyltransferase, protein MPVPTPATFVSIIIPTFNEADSIADLVRYLRAATAGEGVEIVVADGQSPDATATLAQAAGARVVVCPRKGRAAQMNHGAHVATGEVLYFLHADTYPPMGFLTDIRQALAQGYRSGCYRLAFDHPHWFLGANAWFTRFRWTVVRFGDQSLFVPKVLFEQVGGFREDLLVMEDQEIIVRLKAQGTFRVVPRTVTTSARKYLDNGVYRLQGLFTSIAVLYWLGVSQANLVRFYRFFIRKSKL, encoded by the coding sequence ATGCCCGTGCCTACCCCCGCTACGTTCGTCAGCATCATCATCCCTACCTTCAACGAGGCCGATTCTATTGCGGACCTAGTGCGCTACCTGCGCGCCGCTACGGCTGGGGAAGGGGTAGAAATTGTGGTAGCCGATGGGCAAAGCCCTGACGCCACGGCAACCCTGGCGCAAGCGGCCGGAGCGCGGGTAGTAGTGTGCCCGCGCAAAGGACGCGCGGCCCAGATGAACCATGGTGCCCACGTAGCCACCGGTGAGGTGCTGTATTTTCTGCACGCCGACACCTATCCACCCATGGGCTTCCTCACCGACATCCGGCAGGCGTTGGCCCAGGGCTACCGGAGCGGCTGCTACCGCCTAGCCTTCGACCATCCGCACTGGTTTCTAGGGGCCAATGCTTGGTTCACGCGCTTTCGGTGGACGGTGGTGCGTTTTGGCGACCAGAGCCTCTTTGTGCCGAAAGTGCTGTTCGAGCAGGTAGGCGGCTTTCGGGAAGATTTGCTGGTGATGGAAGACCAGGAAATTATTGTACGCTTAAAGGCTCAGGGGACTTTTCGGGTGGTGCCGCGCACCGTCACTACCTCCGCCCGCAAGTACCTCGACAACGGCGTATATCGTTTGCAAGGGCTGTTTACCAGCATTGCGGTGCTTTATTGGCTGGGCGTCTCGCAAGCGAATCTGGTGCGTTTCTACCGGTTTTTCATCCGCAAAAGCAAATTATAG
- a CDS encoding DUF6438 domain-containing protein has protein sequence MLVVFGSLTACSTSAQQPTTSQTPAPTQRNLPVQYDPTQDPAMNQPQAPQKDQPVIKPAAKDAPVMVFRKTRCFGTCPAYTATVYADGRVAYDGQDFVNLKGKHELRLPTAVINQALQRANKLHFSQLQNQYLSGVSDLPSTYLTLTLADGTPKTVQTELTNNTPAELKELLAYLTEQFSKIAGNETKK, from the coding sequence ATGCTTGTTGTTTTTGGAAGTCTGACGGCTTGCTCGACCAGTGCCCAGCAGCCTACCACGTCGCAAACGCCTGCTCCTACCCAAAGGAACCTGCCGGTGCAGTATGATCCTACGCAGGACCCCGCCATGAATCAGCCGCAGGCTCCGCAGAAGGATCAACCCGTAATAAAACCAGCCGCAAAAGATGCTCCCGTGATGGTGTTTCGGAAAACGCGCTGCTTTGGCACCTGCCCCGCCTACACCGCCACCGTGTACGCCGACGGCCGCGTAGCCTACGACGGCCAGGACTTTGTAAACTTAAAGGGGAAGCACGAGCTTCGCCTCCCTACCGCCGTTATCAACCAGGCGCTGCAAAGGGCCAACAAGCTGCATTTCAGCCAACTGCAAAACCAGTACCTCTCAGGCGTCAGCGACTTGCCCTCTACCTACCTCACCCTCACGCTGGCCGATGGCACGCCAAAAACCGTGCAAACCGAGCTTACCAACAACACGCCCGCTGAGCTGAAAGAGTTGCTCGCTTACCTCACGGAGCAGTTCAGCAAAATAGCAGGCAACGAAACGAAGAAATAA